cgcccagcctggcctccaaagctacgaataagctacacttattacaagtaccgttactgctaaaggaggccgaggaataactaaacatttcacacccagagcagaaaagtgcgggagagacaggagaagccgccatgctaaatcggctaagagctagtagctacgctaagctagcggattcctaaaaacacgcaaagtgaataatgtgtaaataatttagaggtgattcagcagagggagtgctttagttaaggcacgtaaagattacactgggaaacaatcgtaatctagataactagatcaatctaactgcgcagattaaacagctaacagatacagaaaaacaccgctgtgctccggaacaggaagtgatacaataccgcagtgagagccaaccaccagtagaggcaagcaagacaaCATGACATCTGTCTGCCTTTTATTGCCTTTgaacttcattcattttctgccaggcagctcatcccacacttcccaagCACATCCTGTAGCTATTCCAGGGGGATCCTGGGGCATTCGCAAAACAGACGGGAAATATAATCCATCCATTGTGTCCTGGCTGTTGCTCAGGtcttctcccagttggacatgcctggaagacgtcCCTAGGGAGACCACCAGGAGGTGTcctcgaaccacctcagctgccttTTTTCGATGTAAAGAAACAGTGATTTTGctcagagtccctcccggatagtcgAACTTCTCACCCTCTCCAGTATTGTAAGTCCAGATAGctgacggaggaatctcattctGACTGCTTGTAGCTACAATtttattctttcggtcattacccaaagttcatgaccttcGGTGAGGATAGGAGAGTAAATTGAGACTCTTGTCTTCCAACTCGACAaattcttcaccacaacagtccggCACAGCGTCTGTAAAACATCTGACGCAGCCCCAATCGGTCATGGTgcaacttacccccactcgtgaacaagaccctgagatacttgaagCCACCCACTTGGGACAAGAAGAAGGGGCAATCCGCCCTTTTCCAAAAGAGGACCATGGTGTCAGAACTCTGTTTTCCACCATATCTTCCACATCTGCATTCTGGCGGTTCGTCTCtttataaaactgaaaaaaaaatagtaaagGTGTCCTTTTTGTGTTTCTCACAGAACAACACAGCAGCTCCAggtaatttttcttttttatcttgAAACCATTTATCAGTTTTTACAGAGACAGAAGGTTCTGGGAATTTACCGGAAAATGCTGAGGACCATACGACAGGTTCCAGATGAGGCTGACAGAAAGTACCTGCGAGACTGGGCCCGAGATGAGTTCAAGAGAAATAAAAACACCACTAACCAGGTGTGTGTCTTTGTTGTACTGTACATCAGGGAATAATcagatcttatttatttattaacacaTTTATTCATTTCTTCCCTgatttgtgtggggttttttttttgttttgttttgttttttttgtgctcacACAGATGTTTTCCGTGTGTTTTTCCTACAGGATGCGATCCGTATGATGATCACTCAGGCAAACAACCACCTGGAGGAGCTTCGGAAGTCTCTGGCTTTGGCCAGAAGTTAAAGACTGCTGTAAGTGTGAACAGctgaatggtttctctcctgtatgacttCCGATCATTGTTAACACAAATTCATCTGCTGATCAGACTCCACAAAATAACACAAGTCCACACTTAAAGTTTCCTGAAATTATTTTGGATTCTTCTTTGCACATTGTATTGTAATACTGCCCCCTGGTGGGCACAGAAATCATAACAGTACCATGGCCTCTGGAAAAAAGGTTGCGTGATTTGTtttcctgttgttgttgttgttaacacaTGATTCTGTTTACACTGTAAACACTTTATTTCACTCTCACAGCTCGCAAACAGAAACTTTCCAGTTaaagatgtaaaaaaaataataaaaaccaccAAAAACTACTGCGTTTATAAGACAGatggactctttttttttttttttttttttttttttttaaatcgacgACAAACTGATTAGTGAGTTTGTATCAGTGACACGTAGACG
The sequence above is drawn from the Thalassophryne amazonica chromosome 21, fThaAma1.1, whole genome shotgun sequence genome and encodes:
- the lyrm2 gene encoding LYR motif-containing protein 2 translates to MMTVSRIPPAAALSLKQFLQRQKVLGIYRKMLRTIRQVPDEADRKYLRDWARDEFKRNKNTTNQDAIRMMITQANNHLEELRKSLALARS